The genomic region TATATTTAACACAATCGATATTAATTATAAAAATGGATCATTCCCGGTGGACGTAGTCGTTATACTGGCTCCGCTTTAATTTTATGACGTGGAAGCCCAGCCTCCTGTTCTGGCTAGCCTCAAACAGGTCCATGTAGTATTTTAGTGTGCCGGCTATGCCGTCCTGCTCAAGTCTCCTTGAAGATGTGACCGCGAGGCGCCTGGAAAGGTAGACGGTCTTGCCAATCTGCCTGAGCTTGATGCTCATGTCCAGGTCTTCCAGGTGGCAGAGCCTGAAGCCCCCCACCCTCTCGAACGCCCCCCTTCGGATGCACACGTTGAAGCCCGGCAGGGTGGCGGCGCCGCACAGGCTTCTCAGGATGTAATACGCATTTGTCGCGTATTCGGCCGCCAAAAGCTTTGGTCGCCTGTTTGTGAACTTGAAGGCGCAAGAAACTGCCAGGGTACGCTTATCCCTGAACGTCTCGTATACGGTATCCAGGTAGTCTGGCATTATCACGGTATCAGAGTCGATGAACGCCAGGATGTCGCCGCAGGCCAGCCTCGCCCCCTCGTTTCTGGCCCTCGCCGTGCCCCTCTCCCTGCACACGACAAGCTTATCCGCATAGGAGGCTGCTATAGAGGCGGTCCTATCGGCAAGCTTATCCGCATAGGAGGCTGCTATAGAGGCGGTCCTATCGGTGCTATTCGAGTCCGAGACTATCACCTCGTATGAATGCCTGGTCCGCTGCGCCCTTATGGATTCCAGGCAGGCTGCGATGCGCCTCTCCTCGTTAAAGGCGGGAACGATGACCGAGAAGTCCATATAAGCACCACCGCTATCTTGCGCCTTCACCGCTAAATATTTTATCCGGGAAATGTATTAATATTAGGTATGTCTAAAGACTGGTCGACATGAGGAAAAACATAGCCGAAGAGTACCTTGAGACCATTTTGTATTTAACTAAGGGGGGCCGGCCAGCCAAGACTAAGGATATCGCCGATGCGATGGGGATTAAGCCTCCCAGCGTGAGCGAGATGCTCACCAAGCTTAAGGAGGAGGGGTACGTCGAATACCAGCCCTACGCGGGGGCTTCATTGACAAAGCGGGGGAAGGCCGAGGCCATCCAGATGGAGCGCAAGCACCAGGTCCTTGAGACTTTCCTGGTGGACGCCCTGGGCGTCGGGCTAGAGGAGGCACACGATGAGGCCTGCGAGATGGAGCACACGGTCTCAGACTCCACGCTATCGAAGATGTGCGCATTCCTGGGCCACCCGAGATTCTGCCCCGATGACCATCCTATTACTATGGGGGAGTGCTGCGAGAAGAGCGAGGAGTCGATGCCCCTCACCGAGCTTAAGGAAGGCGAGGGGGGCATCATAAAGATAGTCTGCGCAGATAAGGGGACCAGGGATTATCTATTATCGCTAGGCTTTTTGCCTGATACCGCTTTAACCGTTAAAAAAAGGCTGCCATCGAACAGCCTGCTCGTGCGCATAAAGGGAGCCGAGATAGCGATAGGCGGCGACATTGCAGAAAAGATTTTCGTTAAAAAGGCGTCAGCATGAAGCCTATAAGGGTAGCCATAATCGGGAATCCCACCGTGGGCAAGAGCACGCTATTCTCGAGCCTGACCGGAATAGGCGTCATGATCTCAAACTATCCGGGCACGACGGTCGAGGTTGCCCGGGGCAGCGCCACGCACGACGGCGTGACGCTTGAGCTATTTGACTTGCCTGGGGTGTATTCGCTCGACACGATGTGCGCCGAGGAGCGCATGGTGCTAGATTTTCTGGCCAGGGAGAGGCCGGACGTAATCCTGAACGTGGTCGACGCCACGAGGCTCGAGCGTAACCTCTATTTGACCCTTGAAGTGCTCGAGCTTGGCCTGCCCGTGGTGGTTGCTCTCAACATGGTGGAAGAGGCCCACGCCCTGGGCATGGAAGTGGACGCCGAAAGGCTGTCTCAGCTCCTGGGCGTTCCAGTGGTTCCCATTTATATTCATCGAGGCTCGGGGCTGGATGAGCTTGCCCACGCACTGTTTCATCCGGGGAAGGGGAGGCAGTTCCTGGTCAGGTATGACCGGCACGTTGAGGCGTTTATAAGGCAGCTCATGGGCATGCGCCCGGGCTTGAGCCGATATGAGGCCACTCGCCTCCTGTTAGGCATGGCATGTGAGGCACCAGAGGACGTGAAGTCTGCCGCCCGTCTCATGAGAGAGGAGATCGAGCGGACGCACAATGAGCCTCTTGAGGAGATACTGGCCAGCAACCGCTATGGGGCGGCCGGCCTCATCGCGAAGGGCGTGGTAAGCCACAGGCCTGCCTCCGCGGTGACGCTAAGGGAACGCATCGATGACCTGCTCATGAACCCAGCCTCCGGCATCATCCTCCTTGCGCTCATCATCCTCGGCATGCTTCTCATAGTATTCTTCGTCGGCGGCTTTTTAGAGGAGGCCATAGTAGGCGCGTTTGACGTGCTGATAATATCGCCGGCTACCGGGGCGCTCTCTGGCTATCCGCTGGCCCAGGTAGTGGTCAGGTATACCCTCATAGGCATACAGGCCGGCCTGGGCATCGTA from Methanocella conradii HZ254 harbors:
- a CDS encoding glycosyltransferase, producing the protein MKAQDSGGAYMDFSVIVPAFNEERRIAACLESIRAQRTRHSYEVIVSDSNSTDRTASIAASYADKLADRTASIAASYADKLVVCRERGTARARNEGARLACGDILAFIDSDTVIMPDYLDTVYETFRDKRTLAVSCAFKFTNRRPKLLAAEYATNAYYILRSLCGAATLPGFNVCIRRGAFERVGGFRLCHLEDLDMSIKLRQIGKTVYLSRRLAVTSSRRLEQDGIAGTLKYYMDLFEASQNRRLGFHVIKLKRSQYNDYVHRE
- a CDS encoding metal-dependent transcriptional regulator, translated to MRKNIAEEYLETILYLTKGGRPAKTKDIADAMGIKPPSVSEMLTKLKEEGYVEYQPYAGASLTKRGKAEAIQMERKHQVLETFLVDALGVGLEEAHDEACEMEHTVSDSTLSKMCAFLGHPRFCPDDHPITMGECCEKSEESMPLTELKEGEGGIIKIVCADKGTRDYLLSLGFLPDTALTVKKRLPSNSLLVRIKGAEIAIGGDIAEKIFVKKASA
- the feoB gene encoding ferrous iron transport protein B, encoding MKPIRVAIIGNPTVGKSTLFSSLTGIGVMISNYPGTTVEVARGSATHDGVTLELFDLPGVYSLDTMCAEERMVLDFLARERPDVILNVVDATRLERNLYLTLEVLELGLPVVVALNMVEEAHALGMEVDAERLSQLLGVPVVPIYIHRGSGLDELAHALFHPGKGRQFLVRYDRHVEAFIRQLMGMRPGLSRYEATRLLLGMACEAPEDVKSAARLMREEIERTHNEPLEEILASNRYGAAGLIAKGVVSHRPASAVTLRERIDDLLMNPASGIILLALIILGMLLIVFFVGGFLEEAIVGAFDVLIISPATGALSGYPLAQVVVRYTLIGIQAGLGIVVPYIMAFYVLMSLLENSGYLTRAAFLLDDVMHRFRLHGRAMIPLILGFGCSVPAIMSTKALQTRRERIIASAMVCMVPCSARSIVIMGLVATFVSVWAALSIYLLMLAITIMVGYVLGRVVKGEEMGFIMEMVPLRVPRLKDVVDKTWMQMKEFVYVAFPLLIAGSAFLGVLQYAGVLDVVNALLAPVTVGLLGLPPYAATALIFGILRKEMALETLAVLAGTAQFSLVFTPLQMYVFAVFTTIYLPCIATATMLNRVLGFKDMVIITGLTFALALVISSLIAHLVPLLASLI